A segment of the Catenuloplanes nepalensis genome:
GTGCCCGGCCAGCTCCGGCAGGGACAGCGGCGAGTCCAGCCGTTCCAGCGCCCAGCTCCGGGTCGCGGCCGTGTCCGCGCCGGCCGGGGAGACCGGGACCGGCCGCTCGATGAACTGCGCCTGGCCGCCCTCCCGCCAGGACGGCACCACGCAGCGGCGGGCGGTCCGGTTCGCCACCTCGCTGCCGTGGTCGGTGCGGATGATGTGCAGGCACAGGTCGATCCCGGCGGCCACGCCGGCCGAGGTGAGCACGGGGCCGTCGTCGACGAAGAGCACGTCCGGGTTCAGCCGCACCCTCGGGTAGAGCCGCCGGAACGTGTCCACCCACCACCAGTGCGTGGTGGCCGGGCGGTCGTCGAGCAGGCCGGCCGCGGCCAGCACCATCGACGCGGTGCATATCGACACGATCCGAGCACCACGCGCGTGTGCGGCCCGCAGCGCGGCCGTGACCGCGGGATCCAGCGTGCCCTCCTCGACCGGCGGCCCGGAGTCGACGCCCGGCACCACGATCGTGTCCGCCGCGTCGAGCAGGGACAGGCCGGTGCCGTCCTCCGGCGCGATCAGGATGCCCGCGCCGGCCAGGATCGCCCGGCCGTCCGGCGTGCAGACCCGGGTGCGGTAGAGGCGGTGGCCGTCCGCGTCGCGCGCGGACCGGAACAGCTGCACGGCCGTGCCCAGGTCGAACGGCACGACGCCGGGCAGCGCGAGCACGGCAACCAGGTGCCGGGAGTCGGAGGGCATGGCCCAATTCTTGCGCACGATGGCCTGCGGGCCACTAGTGAGGATCAACGCGGAGCCCGAGACTCGGTACTCGTGCGCTCTCATCGGATTCACCCCGCCTGGTTCGTCGCGGTCGTCGCGTTCGTGGCGCTGGTCGGCGCGGCCGGCTTCCGCGCCACGCCCGGCGTGATGCTGCACCCGCTGCACGCCGAGTTCGGCTGGCCGCTCGCCGTGATCTCCGCGGCCGTCAGCGTCAACCTGCTGCTCTACGGCCTGACCGCGCCGTTCGCGGCCGCGCTGATGGACCGGTTCGGCATCCGCCGGGTCGCCGCGGTCGCGCTGCTGCTGGTCGCGACCGGCAGCGGTCTCACCGTGTTCATGACCGAAAGCTGGCAGCTGCTGCTCTGCTGGGGAGTGCTGGTCGGCCTCGGCACCGGCTCGATGGCGCTGTCGTTCGTGGCGACCGTGACCGGGCGCTGGTTCGTCGAGCGGCGCGGCCTGGTCACCGGCGTGCTGACCGCGGGCGGCGCGGCCGGGCAGCTGATCTTCCTGCCGGTCCTGGCCGTGCTGGTGCGCGACAGCGGCTGGCGGACCGCGTCGCTGACCGTCACCGTGGCCGCGCTGCTGGTCGTACCGCTGATCTGGTTCTTCCTCCGGGACCACCCGCGCGACCTGGGCACGACCGCCTACGGCGCTTCCACGGAAGATCAAGAGCAGAGACCCCAGGGCAACGCGGCGGTACGGGCGGTGCGCGCGCTCGGCGCCGCCTCGCGTACCCGCGCGTTCTGGTTGTTGGCCGGTGGTTTCGCGATCTGCGGCGCGACCACGAACGGGCTGGTCGGCACGCACTTCATCCCGGCCGCGCACGACCACGGCATGGCCGAGACCGCGGCCGCGGGCCTGCTCGCGCTGATCGGGGTGTTCGACATCGTCGGCACGATCGCGTCCGGCTGGCTGACCGACCGGTTCGACAGCCGGATCCTGCTCGGCGCCTACTACGCGCTGCGCGGCCTGTCGCTGCTGGTGCTGCCCACGCTGTTCGCGGCGGACAGCGGACCGAGCATGCTGGTCTTCATCCTCTTCTACGGCCTGGACTGGGTGGCGACGGTGCCGCCGACCGTGGCGCTGTGCCGCACCTACTTCGGCGCGGACGGCGCGGTCGTGTTCGGCTGGGTCTTCGCCTCGCACCAGGTCGGCGCCGCGATCGCGGCGACCGGGGCCGGTCTGGTCCGCGACCGGCTCGGCGAGTACGACCTGGCCTGGTACGTCGCGGGCGCGCTCGCGCTCGGCGCGGCCGTGCTCTCCCTGCTGCTGTTCCGCACCCGCCGCCACGACCGGGTCACGCCGCCGGTCGACGGGCTCGAGCGGCCGGGCCGATGGGCGCTGAAGACCACGTAGAAAGACCCGAGTGACGAGGCGGCGACGGGGGTAGAACTGACACCATGGAGCACTACACGATCGCCACCGTCGCGGAACAGTACTCGGATTTCCGTCGCGTCCTCTGGACCGGCAAGCACACCCAGGTCGTGATCATGACGATCCCGGCCGGCGGCGAGATCGGTGAGGAGGTCCACGAGGTGGACCAGATCCTCACCTTCGTCAGCGGTGTCGGCCAGGCCAAGGTCAGCGGCCAGACCCGCAAGGTCAGCCAGGGCGACATGGTCATCGTCCCGGCCGGCGCCAAGCACAACTTCACCAACGAGGGGCCGAACCCGCTCGTGCTCTACACGGTCTACGGCCCGCCGGAGCACGCGGACGGCGCGGTCCACGCCACCAAGGAGGAGGCGGACGCGCTGGAGGAGGCCGGCAAGGACGAGCCGCCGTCCAAGTGAGCTCTAGCTGACGATGTCGGTGTCGCCCGCGACCGCGCACTGCATGAGCGCGGCGTTGGCGGCGAGCTCGCGGGACGCCACGGAAGCCAGATCAAGCTCCCGTTCGGCACCGCCGACGTGCAGCGCGCCGTACATGGCGATCGCCACGTCGGCGGTGCCGCCCGCGTTCAGGTGGGTCAACAGCAGGTCGCTGACGTACTGATCGCTGACCGAGCCCGGGCCCGGGTGCCGGTAGGCGATGAGCCGCCGCCACAGGTTGCCGGTCTCGCCGACGAACGTGCGGTGCCCGCAGATCGAGTCCATCCAGGTGAAACGGTAGAGACCGGGCCGGTCCGGCAGCACCGGGAACGCGAGCCGTCCCAGGCCGTCCACCGTGATCTTCCCGGAGTGCCGCCAGTGCATGACGATGCGCAGATCCACGGTCCCGCCCTTGGGCATCGGCGTGTCGTATCCGCGGTAGCCGGCGCCGAGGTGCGGCCTCTCCACGGTGGCCGCGCCGGCTGCGAGCAGCTCGGCCAGCGGGTCGGTGTGGTTGCCGGGCATCGAAGCGCCCCCTTGTCTCCGGGCGCGGCCGGTGGGCCGCGGCGCCGGACAGGTCCTGCCGGTCGGTGGAGACGGCGCCCGATGGTGCCGGACGGCCGCGCAAGGCTGATTCTGCTCGCGTTCGCCGCGCCCGAACTCCGCTGAGCGGTTCGCATGCCCACCGGCTCGGTGAGCAACCATCGGCTATGCGGCCGACGGTTCCGACCTTCGGCCACCCTCGGTGTCGAACATTCGCCTTAACTCGATCCGGCCCCGAACGACTGCGGCACGCAGCCGTTCGGCCGACGTCTCCGGCGGGGCGGTGGCAGGAATCCGCAGTTCAACGCCGGTGAGGTCACGGCGGAGCCAGTCGCGGATCGACTCGTGATCACGGAGAGTGCCGTCGTGATCGGCAACGTTCCATGCATCGGACAGGTACGGCGTGTTGTCACGGCCGAGCGCGGCCCACAGCCCGGCCCGGCGGGTCAGGCAGGCCGGGCAGTGCCCGCAGTGGGCGGTGGCGGGGCACGGCGCCCGCGTGCAGCTGATCGTCCGGGTGAGCACCGGTGCCGGCAGCCCGGCCCGCAGCCCGCGCCGGAAGACCTCACCCGAGGTGACCAGCAGGTACGGATTGATCGCGCCGACCGGGGGCGGGTCCATGCCCGGCGGCAGGCCGAGCGCGCGCAGCACGTGCGCGGGGGCCGGGCCGGCGTCGTATGTGCCGTGACTCAGCCGGACCGGTCGCGTCGCTATCGACTCGACCGCGGCGAACAACTCCCGGATGCGCCGGGAATGACCGTCCGTGGTCTCTCCGGGCCCGATCAGAATCAGCGGGTACGGACTGGCGCGCGCCCGCTCGGCTGCGTGCACGACCGAGTCGGGGTCGCCGGTGAATGGCACGATCTCCTCGGCCACCAGCACCTCCCTCAGAGCCCGCACAGACGTGGGAGCCGGGCTGCGGCGTGGCCCGGGCTCCGCCTGGCCGCACGTCGCGATACAGGCTCTCGCCCGTCGCCGACCATAGTAAATACCCGTAGTCATTGGCTAGTGTCGCTCAGTCGCCGGAAGCTGAACAACATGGGAATTGCGTGAAACGCTTCTTCCAAGGCGTCCGAAACGGGACATGTGCGAATCGGCATTTTATGTTGTCAATGCCGCGTCCCGCACTCGAAAATGCTTCGGTGACGAGCCAGCCGCCGCCGACCGATCCACCCCCGCGCCCCTCGATCAACCAGGCCTCGCGCCGATACCGTGGCGCCCCCGGCCGCAACGTCACCCCGAGTCCGCGCCCGTCACCGGTGTCCGCCGGGCCGATGCCGGCCGCACCGCTCGCCGCCACGCCGTCGGAGCCCTGCCCCGATCGCCGCCTCCACGACCGCCGCCTGCTGTTCCTGCACCGCCTGCGATACGCCGCGGTCACGCTCGCCCTGATGGTCGCCACCGGCGCCACGGTCGCGCTGATCTGCACACACGGCTGACCGCCGCTCGCTCAGCGGATCCAGCGTGAGCGCGGCGGTCCAGCTGAACGCCGGTGCGCCGGGCTCTTACGCGCGGCCGGGCTCTTACGCGCGGCCGGGCTCTTACGCGCGGCCGGGATCGGCCGCGGCGAGCATGCGGACCGCGGCTTCGACGTGCGCCGGGAGCGGCCGGCGGTGCCGGAGCACCCACGGCAGCAACCGCACCGCGTCGGCCAGCCCGGCACGGGCGGCACCGCCGGCGCGCCAGGCCGACCGGGCCGCCGAGGCCGCGACCGGCAGCGGGCGGCGCAGCCACGAGGTGAGCAGATCGTTGCGGGCCTGCCGGCGCCGGCGGCTCTCGACGTCACGTCCCGCCGGGAGCGGCAGGTGCCGGACCGTCAGCGCCGGTACGTACGCCAGCCCCCACCCCGCCGCCGCGAGGTCCATGGCGAGGAGCGCCTCCTCGCCGTACACGTGCAGCGTGGGGTTGAATCCACCGGCCGCGAGGAACGCGTCCCTGCGCACCACGGCCGCGCACGCGAGAAAGCCGAGCACCTCCGGCCCGGGCAGATCCGTGGGCGTGCCGAGCGGCGCCGCCTCCATCGCCGCGGAGATCGGATCGCCGCGTCCGTCCGCCCCGACCAGCACCTGCCCGGTCAGCAGGGCCGCACGCGGATGCGTGTCCAGCAGCGCGGCCGCCTTACCCAGCGACCCCGACTCCCAGTACGAGTCGTCGTCCGCGAACGCCACATAGGGCGTCTCCGCCAGCTCCACACCGGCATTGCGCCCGGCCGCACCCAGATTCGTGGCCGACCGCACCACGTGCACATGCGGCAGCGCCTCCGAGACCGCGTCCGCCGTCCCGTCCTCCGACCCGTTGTCCACCAGGATCACCGGCGCCTCATGCCTCGGCAGATAGCGCAGCAGCTGCTCACGCCGATTCCGGCTGGCCACGACAACGGTCACGTCACCCACCGAACCGACCTACCCGAAATTTGCCCGCATATGCAGGACGACCCACACCGGACAACGCACCGCGCCCCGGCGTCAGCAGACGGGAGGCACGGCCATACTCTCGGCCCGGCAGCGCATCGCGCCCCGGCGTCAGCAGACGGGAGGCACGGCCATACTCCCGGCCCGGCAGCGCATCGCGCCCCGGCGTCAGCAGACGAAAGCAACCAACCACGGCCCGCAACCCGGCCACGCAAAGCGCCCACCAGACCGTGGGGAGTCCGGGGGTCGCCCCCGGAGCTAGCGGAGAGGGGCCGGTGCGGGCCGGCCCCTCCCCTGTGGGAACTGCGCGGGGGTTAGGCGACCGCGCAGGCTGTGCCGTTCAAAGTGAACGCGCCCGGTTCCGTGAACGCGCTCGTCGAGCTGGCCTGGAACCCGAACGTCGCGGAGCCACCGGCGGCGATCACGCCGTTCCAGGCGATGTTCTTCGCAGAGACAGTCTGCCCGTTCTGCGTAACGGTGGCATTCCAAGAATTTCCGATCTGCTGCCCGGACGGAAGCGTGAATCCGAGGTCCCAGCCGTTGATCGCGGCGGTGCCGGTGTTCCGCACGGTCACGTTCGCGGTGAAGCCGCTGTTCCAGGCGTTCGTCTCATAGGCGATCGTGCATCCCCCGGCCGGACCGGGCGGCGGCGAGGTCGTGCTGGGCGGCGTCGGGGACGAACTGGTGGGCGGCACCGTTGTCGGATTCGTGCCCGGACCGTTGACCGAGGCCGAGAACGAGTTGACCGCCAGGCCCGCGCCGCCGATCCACGGCTCGAAGCCGGCCTGGATGCTGGTCAGGTACCACGAGTTGGTGATCGCGCCCCGGTTGCGGATGTCGTTGATGAAGTCCAGCACGCTGAAGTCCCAGGACGTGATCGCGGACGGCGCCAGGTACGAGATGACGTTGTTCGACCCGTTGCTGCCCTGCCAGACCTCCCAGGTCCGGCCGCCGACCGTGGCGCTGCCGACCGGCGAGCCGATCGGCTGGATGTTCCCCTGCCGGTTGAACCAGATCATGATCTCCATCTGGTTGACGCCGTCTCGTTTCGGCGACGGGTCGAGCCAGATGTCGTACGACGCGTTGTAGGTGGCGCCGTTGACGAACGTGTAGTCGATCGAGCTACGCGCGTTGTTGATCGCGCTCACCTGGATCGGCAGGTTCGTGCCCGGCGAGCAGTTCGTGTAGTGGCAGCCGAGGAAGACCGACGGGTACGACACCGGCGCGCCGCTGGTGTTGCCGACGCCCTGCTGCCGCGTGATCGAGAAGCCGTTGTCGGTCACGTTGATGCACTGCTCCGCCGAGGTGCCCCAGCGGTTGTTCTGCACGACATACCGGTTCTGGATCGTGGTGGAGCCGTACTGCGCGCAGATCTCGGTGGCCGCGTTGGCGGCACTGTTGATCACGAACGCGGTGGCGGTGCCCGCCAGTAGCAGCGCGGCCGCCGCGATGGCGCGGATCGGTCGTTTCATGGGTAGAGTCCTCACGAAGGTGTCCGTGGAGCCGGATGGTGGGGTCCGTTCGCACCCCGGGGTTCGAACGCCCGTCGATGTGACGAGCCGTTGAAACGGTGCAGCGCCTGTTGAACCGGCGCAGGCTGGGCGACCAGCACCGGGAGCGCTCCCAGGGGCCCTCACAGATTTACACGCCCGAAAACCCCAGGCAACCCACAGGCGCCTTTTCTTCTTCTTAAGTCCAGTTCCCCGCGCGGGCTTGACGCCGCGCGGGGCTACGAGAGCAGCGCCCGCGCCGCCCGCACTCCCGCGAGCCCGCGCCGTAGCGCATCCAGCACGCGCTCCTCGGTGGTCCCGTTCACCCGCGCTGCCGGGATAGAGATGCTGATCGCGTCCGTGGCCGGCGCCCGCAGCGGCACCGTCATCGCGAAGCAGACGATCCCGTCCGTGTTCTCCTGCCGGTCCACCGACCATCCCCGCGCCGCGATCGCGCTCAGTTCCGTGCGCAGCGCGCCCGGGTCCGTGATCGTGTGCGCGGTCAGTGCCGGCAGCGGCCGGGGGAGCAGCGCGTCGACCTCGCCGGCCGGCAGTCCGGCGAGCAGTGCCTTGCCGAGCGCGGTCGCGTGCGCGGGCAGGTGCCGGCCGATCGCGCTGTAGAGCCGCAGCGGGTGGATCGACTCGCGCTTGGCCATGTAGACCACGTTCGGACCGTCCAGCCGGCCGAGGTGCACGGTCTCGCCCAGTTCCTCGGACAGCCGGTCCAGCACGGTGGCGAGCAGGCCGACCGCGTCGTCCGCCTCGATGTAGGCGGCACCGACCTGCAGCGCGCGCATGCCGAGGCCGAATCGGGTGCCGGTCGGGTCGGTCGTCACCCAGCCGCGCCGCGCCATGGTGCGCAGGATGCCGTGCAGCGAGCTCTTCGGGATGTCCAGGTCGCGGGCCAGCTCGACCAATGAGCGGCCGGGGTGGGCGGCGAGCCGCTCCAGGATCTCCAGCGTCCGGTCCGCGGACTTCACCGGCTGCCACTCGTCTGTCACGGCGCTTCCCTCCTGCACAGGCCCATTGTCGCCAGCCTTGACACAGGGCGCGGTCCGAGGGCTATGGTCACATACGTGACTGACGTTCGCCATCTTGAACAGACGATCGAGGCCGGGCGCATCCTGCCGGTGGTCGTGCTCCACGACGCCTCCGCGGCCGACGGGCTCGCCGACGCGCTGCTCGCGGGCGGCCTGCGCAGCGTCGAGGTGACGTTCCGCACCGACGCCGCCGCCGACGCGATCCGGGCCATGGCCCGCCGCGAGGAGCTGCTGGTCGGCGCCGGGACGGTGACCCGCGTCGAACAGGTCGACCAGGCCGTGGAGGCCGGCGCGAAGTTCGTGGTCAGCCCGGGTTTTTCTTCGCGAGTGGTTGAGCGCTGCAAGACCCTCGGCGTCCCGATCTTCCCGGGCATCGCCACCGGCACCGAGATCCAGATGGCGCTGGACGCGGGCCTGACCACGGTCAAGTTCTTCCCGGCCGAGCAGCTCGGCGGCGCGCCGATGATCAAGGCGCTCTCCGCGCCGTTCGCCAATGTTCGGTTCATCCCGACCGGCGGCGTGACCACGAAGAACCTCGCCGACTACCTGGGCCTGAAGTCCGTGCTCGCGGTCGGCGGCACCTGGATGGTCGCCCCCGACCTGCTCGCCGCCCAGGACTGGGCCGAGGTCGCCGCCCGCACCGCCGCCGCGCTCAAGGAGGCCGCCGCATGCTGACGATCAGGGAGAACGCCGCGTTCGACGCGGTCAGCCTCGGCGAGATCATGCTCCGTCTCGACCCGGGCGAGGGCCGGATCAAGACGGCGCGCTCGTTCCGGGCCTGGGAGGGCGGCGGGGAGTACAACGTGGCCCGTGGCCTGCGCCGCGCGTTCGGCAAGCGCACCGCCGTGGTCACCGCGTTCGCGGACAACGAGGTCGGCCGGCTGCTGGAGGACCTGGTGCTGCAGGGCGGCGTGGACACGTCGTTCGTGCACTGGGCGAAGTACGACGGCATCGGCCGGACCGTGCGGAACGGCCTCAACTTCACCGAGCGTGGCTTCGGCGTTCGCGGGGCGGTCGGCGTCTCCGACCGTGGCCTGACCGCCGCGTCCCAGCTCAAGGCGTCCGACGTGGACTGGGAGCACCTGTTCGGCACGCTCGGCGTCCGGTGGCTGCACACCGGCGGCATCTACGCCGCGCTGTCCGAGACCACGCCGGACGTGATCGAGGCCGCGATGGAGGCCGCGCACCGGCACGGCACGATCGTCTCCTACGACCTGAACTACCGGCCCAGCCTCTGGCAGGCGATCGGCGGGAAGGACCGCGCGCAGGAGGTCAACCGCCACCTCGCACGGTACGTCGACGTGATGATCGGCAACGAGGAGGACTTCACCGCGAGTCTCGGCTTCGAGGTGCACGGCGTCTCGGAGAACCTGGACAACCTGGAGACCGCCGCGTTCCGCTCCATGATCGAGGCGGCCGTGAAGGACTACCCGAACTTCCAGGTCGTCGCGACGACGCTGCGCACCGTGAAGACCGCCACGGTCAACGACTGGGGTGCGATTGCCTGGCAGGACGGCACGTTCGCCGAGGCCACGCACCGTCCCGGACTGGAGATCATGGACCGGGTCGGCGGCGGCGACAGCTTCGCGTCCGGCCTGATCTACGGGCTGCTCGAGGGCTTCGGCATCGAAAAGGCCGTGGAGTACGGCGCCGCGCACGGCGCGCTGGCCATGACCACGCCCGGTGACACGTCGACGGCCTCGCTGCGTGAGGTCGAGGCGCTGGTCGGGGGCAGGGGCGCGCGGGTCCAGCGATAGAACTTCCACGTCTGGTGGCCGCGTGTTGAGCTGCGCAAATATGCGAACCCGTGGTCACCCGACGGCAGGACCGGTCATGGGCCTCTACCATGGTGCCGTTCGCGGCGAGTAATCTCTTGGCTTCAACGCGTGCCCACCCCTCGGAGGCGTCGCTCACATGGCCGGTACCACCCTGCGGATCCTGATCGTCGGCGCCGGCATCGCCGGCCTCGGGGTCGCCCGGGCCCTGCGTTTGGCCGGTCTCCGGCCCGACGTCGTCGATCGCGAGCCGCCCTCGGCCGGCCCCGGCGCCGCGATATTCCTCCCCGGTAACGCCACCCGCGCGCTCGCCGGGCTCGGACTCACCGGCCCGCTGCGTCCGCTCGGCGCGGTCATCCACCGTCAGTCCATCCGCGACTCCGCCGGTGAGCCGCTCTGCGAGCTGGACCTCGGCGCACTCTGGGACGGCGTCGGCGAGTCCCGCGCGCTGCCCCGCGCCGACCTCCAGCGGGTGCTCGTCACCGCGGTCGGCGGAGTCGTTCGTCACAACACCGCGGTCACCGGCCTGGAACTCGACGAGGGCGGCCCGGTCAAGGTGGACTTCGCGGACGGCACCCGCACGGAGTACGACCTGGTCATCGGTGCGGACGGCCGCCGCTCCACGATTCGCGCGCTGGCCGGCCTCGGCGGCACGGCCCGTCGCACCGGCCAGTTCGTCTACCGCAGCGTCGTGCACGGCGGCCCGCCGCTCGCGGACTGGACCGGCCTGCTCGGAGCGCACTCCAGCTTCGTGGTGATGCCGATGGGCGACCGCCGGCTGTACTGCTACGCACACGAGACGGTCCCGGAGCACGCGACGCTGCCGGACGACGGGCTCGGCCGGGTCCGCGAGGTCTTCGGCGGGTACGGCGGGCCCGTCCCCGCCGTGCTCGACGCTCTGGAGAAGGTGCAGCTCGCCGCGCCCGAGGAGGTCGAGGTCGCCGGCTGGTCCCGCGGCCGCGTGCTGCTGGTCGGCGACGCCGCGCACTCCACCTCGCCCACGCTCTCGCAGGGTGCCGCGATGGCGCTCGAAGACGCGATAGTGCTGGCCGAGGTGCTGCGCACGCACGCCGGCGATCTGCCCGCCGCGCTCGCCTCCTACGAGAAGCGCCGCCGCCCGCGCACCCGCTGGGTTCTGGACCGCACCCGCGATCGGGACCGCACCGGCGACGTCGCGCCCGACACGCGCGACCCGTTGCTGCGTAAGCGAGGCGACCGCATCTTCCGCGATTACTACGCACCCCTGCGCGATCCAGCGTAGAGGAAGCACACGCCGTCAACGGCGCGTTTGGTCACCCCGTGCCTACAGGGGCATCCGGAAGGATTATTCTGCCCGAGAGGTACGTCTGCAGATCAACTGTGCGTCGTGCCCACGTGGTGAGCTCGAAGACCGGAGGCTGCTCGTGACCACCGTCGCACCGAAGCCGATCGTCACCCGGCCCTGGCCGGTGCATAAACCCGTCAAGGGATCGGCGCTGGCGCGCATCCTGCGCACGACGGACGCGAAGCAGATCGGGATCATGTACTTGATCACGTCCTTCGTGTTCTTCCTGCTCGGCGGTCTGATGGCGCTGCTGATCCGCGCCGAGCTCGCCGCGCCGGGGCTGCAGTTCCTGTCGCCTGAGCAGTACAACCAGATGTTCACGATGCACGGCACGATCATGCTGCTGTTCTTCGCGACGCCGATCGTGTTCGCGTTCGGCAACTACATCGTGCCGATCCAGATCGGCGCGCCGGACGTGTCGTTCCCGCGGCTCAACGCGTTCGCGTACTGGCTGTACCTATTCGGCGGCACGATCACCATGGGCGGTTTCCTCACGCCCGGTGGCGCCGCCGACTTCGGCTGGTTCGCCTACACGCCGCTGTCCGACGGCATCCACAGCCCGGGCGTCGGCGCGAACATGTGGGTCGTCGGTCTCGCGCTGTCCGGCCTCGGCACCATCCTCGGCGCGGTCAACCTGATCACGACGATCCTGACGCTGCGCGCGCCCGGCATGACCATGTTCCGGATGCCGATCTTCACGTGGAACATGCTGGTCACCAGCCTGCTCGTGGTGATGGTCTTCCCGTTCCTGGCCGCCGCGCTCTTCGCGCTGGCCGCGGACCGCATCCTCGGCGCCCAGGTCTTCAACCCGGAGACCGGCGGGCCGATGCTCTGGCAGCACCTCTTCTGGTTCTTCGGACACCCCGAGGTGTACATCATCGCGCTGCCGTTCTTCGGCATCATCTCGGAGATCATCCCGGTCTTCAGCCGCAAGCCGATCTTCGGCTACAAGGGCCTCGTCGCGGCCACGCTGCTGATCGCCGCGCTGTCGATGTCCGTGTGGGCGCACCACATGTTCGCCACCGGCCAGGTCCTGCTGCCGTTCTTCAGCTTCCTGAGCTTCCTGATCGCGGTCCCGACCGGCATGAAGTTCTTCAACTGGATCGGCACGATGTGGCGCGGCCAGATCAGCTTCGAGACCCCGATGCTGTTCGCGATCGGCTTCCTCACGACGTTCCTCTTCGGCGGCCTGTCCGGCGTGCTGCTCGCCAGCCCGCCGATCGACTTCCACGTCTCCGACTCGTACTTCGTGATCGCCCACTTCCACTACGTGCTCTTCGGCACCATCGTGTTCGCCGTCTACGGCGGCATCTACTTCTGGTTCCCGAAGATGTTCGGCCGGATGCTGGACGAGCGCCTCGGCAAGCTGCACTTCTGGCTGACGTTCATCGGCTTCCACACCACGTTCCTGGTGCAGCACTGGCTCGGCAACGAGGGCATGCCGCGCCGCTACGCCGACTACCAGGTCAACGACGGCTGGACCGAGCTCAACATGATCTCGACGGTCGGCGCGTTCATCACCGGCCTCTCCACGCTGCCGTTCCTCTACAACTGCTGGAAGTCCTACAAGGCCG
Coding sequences within it:
- the ctaD gene encoding aa3-type cytochrome oxidase subunit I produces the protein MTTVAPKPIVTRPWPVHKPVKGSALARILRTTDAKQIGIMYLITSFVFFLLGGLMALLIRAELAAPGLQFLSPEQYNQMFTMHGTIMLLFFATPIVFAFGNYIVPIQIGAPDVSFPRLNAFAYWLYLFGGTITMGGFLTPGGAADFGWFAYTPLSDGIHSPGVGANMWVVGLALSGLGTILGAVNLITTILTLRAPGMTMFRMPIFTWNMLVTSLLVVMVFPFLAAALFALAADRILGAQVFNPETGGPMLWQHLFWFFGHPEVYIIALPFFGIISEIIPVFSRKPIFGYKGLVAATLLIAALSMSVWAHHMFATGQVLLPFFSFLSFLIAVPTGMKFFNWIGTMWRGQISFETPMLFAIGFLTTFLFGGLSGVLLASPPIDFHVSDSYFVIAHFHYVLFGTIVFAVYGGIYFWFPKMFGRMLDERLGKLHFWLTFIGFHTTFLVQHWLGNEGMPRRYADYQVNDGWTELNMISTVGAFITGLSTLPFLYNCWKSYKAGKLVTVDDPWGHGNSLEWATSSPPPLRNFDRMPRIRSERPAFDAKFPELAAGHQSVAGPPEGGAKPLSAESDGGATYQENKDHTLDSDK